In Wenyingzhuangia fucanilytica, the following are encoded in one genomic region:
- a CDS encoding sulfatase family protein, which yields MISQRFKRYSIALLLLTVTPNVFAQNKNQSPNIIYILADDLGYGDVKTFNPNGKIPTPNMDKMAANGIKFTDAHTSSAVCTPTRYGILTGRYNWRTPLKQSVLSGYSKSLIKKERTTVADVLKSKGYNTAYIGKWHLGWDWKLVDENEKISDKYDAKAKVDFSKPIQNGPSTHGFDYSFGFCGSLDMPPYVFVENDMPTMVPTKTTVNMDSKGFWRKGLTSDDFDHTNLLQDLTDRAVSYISNQAKEKEPFFLYFPLPAPHTPILPTTEFLGKSNTNMYGDFVMQVDDVLRQVRTVLKEQGIAENTLVVFTSDNGCSPRANFEELQKVKHNPSYKFRGSKADIYEGGHRVPFIVEWPAKGLKNAISDKTICTTDFLATCADITGYKLQDAEGVDSYSMLPLITGEKNDDIREYTVHHSIDGSFAIRKGDWKLSVCKGSGGWSYPKLSDIKKEKLDLPDMQLYHLKKDIGETTNVIAEHPKVAAELKAALKKIILDGRSTKGKKQENDGMEGWKQIQPIIN from the coding sequence ATGATATCACAAAGATTTAAACGATACTCAATAGCATTGTTGTTACTTACGGTAACACCAAATGTATTTGCACAAAATAAAAATCAGTCCCCAAACATCATTTATATTCTTGCAGATGATTTAGGTTACGGAGATGTTAAAACGTTTAATCCTAACGGAAAAATTCCCACTCCAAATATGGATAAAATGGCAGCAAATGGAATTAAATTTACAGATGCTCATACTTCATCAGCTGTTTGTACACCTACGCGCTACGGAATTTTAACAGGTCGTTACAATTGGAGAACCCCTTTAAAACAAAGTGTGTTAAGTGGGTACTCTAAATCTTTAATTAAAAAAGAGCGTACCACTGTGGCTGATGTATTAAAAAGTAAAGGATACAACACTGCTTATATAGGAAAATGGCATTTAGGTTGGGATTGGAAACTTGTAGATGAAAACGAAAAAATTAGTGATAAATATGATGCTAAAGCTAAAGTTGATTTCTCCAAGCCTATTCAAAATGGACCATCCACTCACGGATTTGATTATTCTTTTGGTTTTTGTGGTTCTTTAGACATGCCTCCTTATGTGTTTGTAGAAAATGATATGCCAACCATGGTACCTACCAAAACCACTGTAAATATGGATAGTAAAGGGTTTTGGAGAAAAGGATTGACTTCTGATGATTTTGATCATACCAATTTGTTACAGGATTTAACAGATAGAGCTGTAAGTTATATTAGTAACCAAGCTAAAGAAAAAGAACCTTTCTTTTTATATTTTCCATTGCCTGCACCACATACTCCTATTTTACCAACTACAGAATTTTTAGGAAAAAGTAATACCAATATGTATGGGGATTTTGTAATGCAAGTGGATGATGTACTAAGGCAAGTAAGAACTGTTTTAAAAGAGCAAGGAATTGCAGAAAACACTTTGGTGGTGTTTACTAGTGATAATGGATGTTCTCCTAGAGCAAATTTTGAAGAGTTACAAAAAGTAAAGCACAATCCTAGTTATAAGTTTAGAGGCTCTAAGGCTGATATATACGAAGGAGGACACAGAGTTCCGTTTATAGTAGAGTGGCCAGCAAAAGGATTAAAAAATGCAATATCAGACAAAACCATTTGTACTACAGACTTTTTAGCAACTTGTGCAGATATTACAGGTTATAAATTACAAGATGCAGAAGGGGTTGATAGTTACAGTATGTTACCTCTAATTACAGGTGAAAAGAATGATGATATTCGTGAATACACAGTTCATCATTCTATAGATGGTTCTTTTGCCATTAGAAAAGGAGATTGGAAATTGAGTGTTTGTAAAGGTTCTGGTGGATGGTCTTATCCAAAGTTAAGCGATATTAAAAAAGAAAAATTAGACTTGCCAGATATGCAGTTGTACCATCTTAAAAAGGATATTGGAGAAACTACAAATGTAATTGCTGAGCATCCAAAAGTGGCAGCAGAATTAAAAGCAGCTCTTAAAAAAATCATTTTAGACGGTAGAAGTACTAAAGGAAAAAAACAAGAAAATGATGGAATGGAAGGATGGAAACAAATTCAACCAATTATAAATTAA
- a CDS encoding Sip1-related alpha-galactosidase produces MRNYLKLGVSFLLVMLVVACSYSPSEKEVKDYENIPETINLNQLNTTKGILRLNKQEVTPNAEGIIAEIKLELPKFKKGIYYRPFSEKLAAGNRVEPLWFDDISELNNYKHQKPRMDSHVNLGAFMMLQQENGEYLALLPLTSNRIGNTFSVHNNNMYITMATYGTATENVSVPFVSYAQSKNPYEAARQVWELAMQMDEIKENINWREQKEYPEAYNYLGWCSWEHYKHKINEEIILKAAKDIKTSSIPFRWMLIDDGYLDHKQNALLSFGVDKKKFPNGWEPIMAQKDEKIKWFGIWRHFNGYFGGVSLNHHMPQLQDYLIERNPRGKRKFYMPKISEEAANAFYHEMTEHTKKSGFDIIKVDFQSDNFRNNTGASNAILGVHYNNTALEENTKSKGLMFLNCIAQQSFNVFNHRYSALIRGSVDYKTTKDRLDVTLVQNFANAFWLGHTHWLDQDMFFANFKETAQLMAVARAMSGGPIYLSDEPENIDDTVLKPLTYKDGRIVGTLAPAVPLPESLMQDPYADDKAFKVIAPLQNKTAAIMAVNLNQNDKEVTTQVSLKDYAFAGGMIQPYKGLWQTPKEGVLLYDYYNKTAQVLKDDYSFTLASRKERLLLLNPIKEGWAVIGRPDKYLSGATYELLNVDEQYVNIKMIEDGSLLLWTNGKIPTSENFEFTDLGNGLWQGNLINPVDSKEYIISKK; encoded by the coding sequence ATGCGTAATTATTTAAAACTAGGTGTTTCTTTTTTGTTGGTAATGTTAGTAGTTGCTTGTAGTTACAGTCCATCAGAAAAAGAAGTAAAGGATTATGAAAACATCCCAGAAACCATAAACTTAAATCAATTAAATACCACCAAAGGTATTTTACGATTAAATAAGCAAGAAGTTACTCCAAATGCAGAGGGTATTATTGCCGAAATAAAACTAGAATTACCCAAGTTTAAAAAAGGAATTTACTACCGTCCATTTTCAGAAAAACTAGCTGCAGGAAATAGGGTAGAACCACTTTGGTTTGATGATATCTCAGAATTAAACAATTACAAACATCAAAAACCAAGAATGGACAGTCATGTAAATCTTGGGGCATTTATGATGTTGCAACAAGAAAATGGCGAGTACTTGGCTCTGTTGCCATTAACATCAAACCGCATAGGGAATACGTTTAGTGTACACAATAACAATATGTATATCACCATGGCAACTTATGGTACAGCAACAGAAAATGTATCTGTTCCTTTTGTAAGTTATGCACAATCTAAAAATCCTTACGAAGCAGCAAGACAAGTTTGGGAGTTGGCTATGCAAATGGATGAAATTAAGGAAAATATCAACTGGAGAGAACAAAAAGAATATCCAGAAGCTTATAACTATTTAGGGTGGTGTTCTTGGGAACATTACAAGCATAAAATAAACGAAGAAATTATTTTAAAAGCAGCTAAGGATATTAAAACAAGTTCCATTCCTTTTAGATGGATGTTAATAGACGATGGATATTTAGATCATAAACAAAATGCTTTATTGTCTTTTGGAGTAGATAAGAAAAAGTTTCCTAACGGATGGGAACCTATTATGGCTCAAAAAGATGAGAAAATAAAATGGTTTGGAATCTGGAGACATTTTAACGGTTATTTTGGAGGGGTTTCTTTAAACCATCACATGCCACAATTACAAGATTATTTGATAGAGAGAAATCCAAGAGGGAAAAGGAAATTTTACATGCCTAAAATTTCAGAAGAAGCAGCCAATGCTTTTTACCATGAAATGACAGAGCATACTAAAAAAAGTGGTTTTGATATTATTAAAGTAGATTTTCAATCGGATAATTTCCGTAACAATACAGGAGCTAGCAATGCTATTTTAGGAGTACATTATAACAATACTGCTCTAGAAGAAAATACCAAAAGCAAAGGTTTAATGTTTTTAAACTGTATTGCTCAACAAAGTTTTAATGTATTTAATCACAGATACAGTGCTTTAATAAGAGGGAGTGTAGATTACAAAACTACAAAAGATCGTTTAGACGTTACCTTAGTACAAAACTTTGCCAATGCCTTTTGGTTAGGGCACACGCATTGGTTAGATCAAGATATGTTTTTTGCCAATTTTAAAGAAACAGCTCAATTAATGGCAGTAGCAAGAGCAATGTCTGGAGGGCCTATTTACTTGTCTGATGAACCTGAAAACATTGATGACACGGTGTTAAAACCATTAACATATAAAGATGGTCGTATTGTGGGAACGTTAGCACCAGCAGTGCCTTTGCCAGAAAGTTTAATGCAAGATCCTTATGCTGATGACAAAGCGTTTAAAGTAATTGCTCCTTTACAAAACAAAACCGCAGCTATTATGGCTGTTAATTTAAACCAGAATGATAAAGAGGTTACTACACAAGTTTCTTTAAAAGATTATGCTTTTGCTGGAGGAATGATTCAGCCTTATAAGGGCTTATGGCAAACACCAAAAGAAGGAGTTTTGTTGTACGATTATTATAACAAAACCGCACAAGTTTTAAAAGACGATTATTCATTTACGTTGGCATCAAGAAAAGAACGTTTGCTATTGTTAAATCCTATTAAAGAAGGATGGGCAGTAATTGGTAGACCCGATAAATATTTATCTGGAGCTACGTATGAATTGTTAAATGTTGATGAACAATATGTAAACATAAAAATGATAGAAGATGGTTCGTTGTTATTATGGACTAACGGAAAAATACCAACTTCAGAAAACTTTGAATTTACAGACTTAGGAAATGGATTGTGGCAAGGGAATTTAATCAACCCTGTGGATAGCAAAGAATATATTATTTCTAAAAAGTAA